One segment of Cystobacter fuscus DSM 2262 DNA contains the following:
- a CDS encoding alanine/glycine:cation symporter family protein: MTDLIRQLNDIIWSRPLIYLCLGVGLYFSLRTRFMQVRGLGEMVRLMFKSQKSQAGVSSFQALTMALAGRVGTGNIAGVATAITFGGPGAVFWMWMTAFLGASTAYVESTLAQIYKEVDEKGQYRGGPAYYIEKAMGQRWYAWIFAVATVVAMGLLLPGVQANGIAVAVENAWKVPTSVSAAALVVVLGFIIFGGVKRIAHFAEVVVPFMALAYIVVALGVMFLNAGKIPSMIALIFKSAFGMEAAFGAVLGLAVEWGVKRGVYSNEAGQGSGPHPAAAAEVSHPASQGYVQAFSVYVDTLLVCSATAFLLLSTGMYNVVAPGGKAIVENLPGVGAGPAYAQASFEQVLPGYGASFVALALMFFAFTTIVAYYYMAETNITYINRKAHRPWMFMVLRITMMASVAYGSVKSAGVAWDLGDVGVGLMAWLNIIAILIIQKPALVALKDYEAQKKAGLEPVFDPDKLGIKNAGLWKRPAEQRPGVDEPALDIAARAAANRE; encoded by the coding sequence ATGACCGACCTCATCCGACAGCTCAACGACATCATCTGGAGCCGTCCGCTGATCTACCTGTGCCTGGGCGTGGGGCTGTACTTCTCGCTCCGTACCCGATTCATGCAGGTGCGTGGTCTGGGCGAGATGGTGCGGCTGATGTTCAAGAGCCAGAAGTCGCAGGCCGGCGTGTCGTCGTTTCAGGCGCTCACCATGGCACTGGCTGGCCGCGTGGGCACCGGCAACATCGCGGGCGTGGCCACCGCCATCACCTTCGGTGGCCCTGGCGCCGTCTTCTGGATGTGGATGACGGCCTTCCTCGGCGCCTCCACCGCCTACGTCGAGTCGACGCTGGCACAGATCTACAAGGAGGTCGACGAGAAGGGCCAGTACCGCGGCGGCCCGGCCTACTACATCGAGAAGGCAATGGGGCAGAGGTGGTACGCGTGGATCTTCGCCGTCGCCACGGTGGTGGCCATGGGCCTGTTGCTCCCCGGCGTGCAGGCCAACGGCATCGCCGTCGCGGTAGAGAACGCCTGGAAGGTGCCAACCAGCGTCAGTGCAGCCGCCCTCGTGGTGGTGCTCGGGTTCATCATTTTTGGTGGCGTCAAGCGCATTGCCCACTTCGCCGAGGTCGTGGTGCCGTTCATGGCGCTCGCCTACATCGTGGTGGCGCTGGGGGTCATGTTCCTCAACGCCGGAAAAATCCCCAGCATGATCGCGCTCATCTTCAAGAGCGCCTTCGGCATGGAGGCGGCGTTCGGTGCGGTGCTGGGCCTGGCGGTGGAGTGGGGAGTCAAGCGCGGCGTGTACTCCAACGAGGCCGGCCAGGGCAGTGGCCCGCATCCGGCGGCGGCCGCCGAGGTGTCACACCCGGCCAGCCAGGGCTACGTGCAGGCGTTCTCGGTCTACGTCGACACGCTCTTGGTGTGCTCGGCGACCGCCTTCCTGCTGCTGTCGACCGGCATGTACAACGTGGTGGCTCCGGGCGGCAAAGCGATCGTGGAGAACCTGCCTGGCGTCGGTGCGGGCCCCGCCTATGCGCAGGCTTCCTTCGAGCAGGTACTGCCCGGCTACGGTGCGAGCTTCGTGGCGCTGGCGCTGATGTTCTTCGCCTTCACCACCATCGTGGCCTACTACTACATGGCCGAGACCAACATCACCTACATCAACCGGAAGGCGCACCGGCCATGGATGTTCATGGTGTTGCGCATCACCATGATGGCGTCGGTGGCCTACGGTTCGGTGAAGAGCGCGGGAGTGGCCTGGGACCTGGGTGACGTCGGCGTGGGTCTCATGGCCTGGCTCAACATCATCGCCATCCTCATCATCCAGAAGCCCGCGCTGGTGGCGCTGAAGGACTATGAGGCCCAGAAGAAGGCCGGGCTCGAGCCGGTGTTCGACCCCGACAAGCTCGGCATCAAGAACGCTGGCTTGTGGAAGCGCCCAGCTGAACAACGGCCTGGTGTCGATGAGCCCGCGCTGGACATCGCGGCCCGCGCCGCCGCGAACCGAGAATAG
- a CDS encoding potassium channel family protein: MKFLTSELTYFLRDAKARQNVRALLQLLAVLLLLVVVFTVLFHVLMKREGQEHSWLTGLYWTLTVMTTLGFGDITFHSDMGRAFSVVVLLSGVVFLLVLLPFTFIQFFYAPWMEAQRQSRAPRELPEDTRGHVILSHYDAVTMSLIPRLEFYGHPYVVLEDDVARALELHDRGVRVMVGPKDDQETYRRLRVQAASLLVATGDDFLNTNIAFTARELTEQVPIASLARKPESVDVLELAGANHVIQLPDMLGRSLARRTLAGEVRANVIGRFGQLVIAEAPVTGTPFVGKTLAETRLREVTGVNVVGMWQRGQFSLPRPDTRIESSTVLVLAGTDAQLETFDSLVVIYNVFDRPVLILGGGRVGRAVAASLREREVPYRIVEEKPENARGLEHAVVGSAADLEVLKRAGIDEAPTALVTTSNDAINIYLTIYCRRLRPDMQIISRATLERNVSTLHRAGADFVMSYASMGANAILNVLEQGDVVMLAEGLDVFRYPASAKVIGRSLRETRIREETGCSVIALEMPEQTVVNPDPSQPIPGGAELILIGTAEGERRFKERFA; the protein is encoded by the coding sequence ATGAAGTTCCTGACCTCGGAGCTCACGTACTTCCTGCGGGATGCGAAGGCGCGCCAGAACGTGCGCGCCCTGCTGCAGCTGCTGGCGGTCCTCCTGCTGCTGGTGGTGGTCTTCACCGTGCTCTTCCACGTGCTGATGAAGCGCGAGGGCCAGGAGCACTCGTGGCTCACCGGGCTGTACTGGACGCTCACGGTGATGACCACGCTGGGCTTCGGCGACATCACCTTCCACTCGGACATGGGGCGGGCCTTCTCCGTCGTCGTGCTGCTGTCCGGCGTCGTCTTCCTGCTGGTGCTGCTGCCCTTCACCTTCATCCAGTTCTTCTACGCGCCGTGGATGGAGGCGCAGCGGCAGAGCCGCGCGCCACGCGAGCTGCCCGAGGACACCCGCGGCCACGTCATCCTCAGCCACTACGACGCGGTGACGATGTCGCTCATCCCTCGGCTCGAATTCTACGGGCACCCCTACGTGGTGCTGGAGGACGACGTGGCGCGGGCGCTGGAGCTGCACGACCGCGGCGTGCGGGTGATGGTGGGGCCCAAGGACGACCAGGAGACGTACCGGCGGCTGCGGGTGCAGGCCGCGTCGCTGCTGGTGGCCACCGGCGACGACTTCCTCAACACCAACATCGCCTTCACGGCGCGCGAGCTCACCGAGCAGGTGCCCATCGCGAGCCTCGCCCGCAAGCCGGAGTCGGTGGACGTGCTGGAGCTGGCCGGCGCCAACCACGTCATCCAGTTGCCGGACATGCTCGGGCGCTCGCTCGCGCGGCGCACGCTCGCCGGCGAAGTGCGCGCCAACGTCATCGGGCGCTTCGGGCAGCTGGTCATCGCCGAGGCGCCCGTGACGGGCACACCCTTCGTGGGCAAGACGCTCGCGGAGACGCGCCTGCGCGAGGTGACGGGCGTCAACGTGGTGGGCATGTGGCAGCGCGGGCAGTTCTCCCTCCCCCGTCCCGACACCCGCATCGAGTCCAGCACCGTGCTGGTGCTTGCCGGCACCGACGCGCAGCTGGAGACCTTCGACAGCCTGGTGGTCATCTACAACGTGTTCGACCGGCCGGTGCTCATCCTCGGCGGCGGGCGCGTGGGCCGCGCGGTCGCCGCCAGCCTGCGCGAGCGCGAGGTGCCCTACCGCATCGTCGAGGAGAAGCCGGAGAACGCGCGTGGGCTCGAGCACGCGGTGGTGGGCTCCGCCGCGGACCTGGAGGTGCTCAAGCGGGCCGGCATCGACGAGGCGCCCACCGCGCTCGTCACCACCAGCAACGACGCCATCAACATCTACCTCACCATCTACTGCCGGCGGCTGCGGCCGGACATGCAGATCATCAGCCGCGCCACGCTGGAGCGCAACGTCTCCACGCTGCACCGCGCCGGCGCGGACTTCGTCATGTCCTACGCGTCCATGGGGGCCAACGCCATCCTCAACGTGCTGGAGCAGGGAGACGTCGTGATGCTGGCCGAGGGGCTGGACGTCTTCCGCTACCCCGCCTCGGCGAAGGTCATCGGCCGCTCGCTGCGCGAGACGCGCATCCGCGAGGAGACGGGCTGCAGCGTCATCGCGCTGGAGATGCCGGAGCAGACGGTGGTGAACCCCGACCCGAGCCAGCCCATCCCCGGGGGCGCCGAGCTCATCCTCATCGGGACCGCGGAGGGCGAGCGGCGCTTCAAGGAGCGCTTCGCCTGA
- a CDS encoding amidohydrolase family protein: MPSPSRRLFTTVIGTFLLWSLPMPSWAQAPSSPEPTRIALRAARLFDGKSDRVLADAVVLIEGSSIQAVGTGLSIPSGARVIDLGDVTLLPGLIDAHSHLLLELDESGGDSMISIVAQRSTAERALLGAKLGREMLEAGVTTVRDVGNSGLNGDVALRDAIQRGWVQGPRISACTRALAPHGGQFPTLQPPAQALIEQEYVTISGVEEARRAVRQAISDGADCIKVIVDNGHNLLSLEELKVIAEEAHRKKRPVAAHTTTDESIRIAVQAGVDSIEHAYSLPDDVLAPMARKRIFMVPTEGSMDACDLFDAKTGDAERQRKMKERCRKLITKAYDRLRRAVTAGVRVAAGSDMYIVMPGLTRGQASVKSFSAYAEAGLKPVDVLRAATVNAAELLRMQDQIGSLEPNKLADLLAVEGDPLKDIGALKQVRFVMKDGQVILDARSQKERVDESTR, encoded by the coding sequence TTGCCCTCCCCCTCCCGGCGACTCTTCACGACGGTCATTGGCACCTTCCTGCTGTGGAGCCTTCCCATGCCGTCATGGGCCCAGGCTCCCTCCTCCCCGGAGCCCACGCGCATCGCCCTGCGCGCCGCGAGGCTCTTCGATGGGAAGAGTGACAGGGTCCTGGCGGATGCGGTCGTGCTCATCGAAGGCTCGAGCATCCAGGCCGTGGGCACCGGCCTCTCCATCCCCTCGGGGGCACGGGTCATCGACCTGGGCGACGTCACCCTGCTGCCTGGGCTGATCGACGCGCACTCGCACCTGCTGCTGGAACTCGACGAGAGCGGCGGCGACAGCATGATCTCCATCGTCGCCCAGAGGAGTACCGCCGAGCGCGCGCTCCTGGGAGCGAAGCTGGGCCGCGAAATGCTCGAGGCTGGCGTCACCACGGTGCGCGACGTCGGCAACTCCGGGCTCAACGGGGACGTGGCGCTGCGCGACGCCATCCAGCGTGGCTGGGTGCAGGGCCCGCGCATCTCCGCCTGCACCCGCGCGCTCGCTCCCCATGGCGGGCAGTTCCCCACGCTCCAACCGCCAGCTCAGGCCCTCATCGAGCAGGAGTACGTCACCATCTCCGGCGTGGAGGAGGCCCGGCGCGCCGTGCGGCAGGCCATCTCCGACGGCGCGGACTGCATCAAGGTCATCGTCGACAACGGGCACAACCTCCTCTCGCTGGAGGAGCTGAAGGTCATCGCCGAGGAGGCCCACCGCAAGAAGCGCCCGGTGGCGGCGCACACCACCACCGACGAGAGCATTCGCATCGCGGTCCAGGCGGGCGTCGACTCCATCGAGCACGCGTACTCCCTCCCCGATGACGTGCTGGCGCCCATGGCCCGCAAGCGCATCTTCATGGTGCCCACCGAGGGCTCGATGGACGCGTGCGACTTGTTCGATGCCAAGACGGGCGACGCGGAGCGCCAGCGCAAGATGAAGGAGCGCTGCAGGAAGCTCATCACCAAGGCCTATGACCGCCTCCGTCGCGCGGTGACAGCGGGCGTTCGGGTTGCCGCGGGCTCGGACATGTACATCGTGATGCCAGGGCTGACGCGAGGACAGGCCAGCGTGAAGTCGTTCAGCGCCTATGCCGAGGCCGGCCTCAAGCCCGTGGACGTCCTGCGCGCGGCGACAGTGAACGCGGCGGAGTTGCTCCGCATGCAGGACCAGATTGGCTCGCTCGAGCCGAACAAGCTCGCGGACCTGCTCGCGGTGGAGGGCGACCCGCTGAAGGACATCGGGGCGCTGAAGCAAGTGCGGTTCGTGATGAAGGACGGACAGGTGATCCTGGACGCCCGGAGTCAGAAGGAGCGAGTGGATGAATCGACACGCTGA
- a CDS encoding assimilatory sulfite reductase (NADPH) flavoprotein subunit, producing MSASVNASSIATLATPLGADKGALLQRLVEGLDAPSLNWLSGYFAGLAARSLPVSVPLSPLAAAPQARPQTPVTVVYGTQTGNSRQLAERLKQRLESAGVAVRVFRAGEYPTRELKNERVLYVVISTQGDGDPPDDARGFFEFVMGKRAPALNQLQFSVLSLGDSSYAKFCEVGRVLDERFAQLGAARLFSRADCDVDFEPVAEPWLGQALERARTELGAPVATVTQLPTASVAPTFSRENPYPAQVLANQRITGRGALKDVRHVELSLEGSGLRYEPGDALGVVPRNPPELVDAVLSTLKLDGATEVSRDGRALPLHRWLSEGLEITRLSRPFLTSHASRSGDKELERLLAPENAAGLRKLLDSHQVIDLLRAHPAEWDAKELVGALRRLTPRLYSIASSQKRVGDEVHLTVARVDYEAFGTRHFGAASSYLSTRTAEEDVVEVFIESNERFRLPADPSRDILMIGPGTGVAPFRAFVQERAETGASGRNWLFFGEQHFRSQFLYQVEWQEAVKKGELHRLDVAFSRDQGQKVYVQHRLREKGRDVHAWLEGGASLYVCGEAQRMAPDVHEALIDIYVAHGGKSREDARAHLETLREQQRYLRDVY from the coding sequence TTGAGTGCCTCCGTGAATGCATCCTCCATCGCCACCCTGGCCACGCCGCTGGGCGCGGACAAGGGCGCGTTGCTCCAGCGCCTCGTCGAGGGGCTCGATGCCCCATCGCTCAACTGGCTGAGCGGGTACTTCGCCGGGCTCGCCGCCCGGTCGCTGCCGGTGTCCGTGCCCCTGTCCCCGCTGGCGGCCGCGCCCCAGGCCAGGCCCCAGACGCCGGTGACCGTGGTCTACGGCACCCAGACGGGCAACAGCCGACAGCTCGCCGAGCGCCTCAAGCAACGCCTGGAGTCCGCCGGGGTCGCCGTGCGTGTCTTCCGCGCCGGGGAGTACCCCACGCGCGAGCTGAAGAACGAGCGGGTGTTGTATGTGGTCATCAGCACCCAGGGGGATGGAGATCCCCCGGATGACGCGCGCGGCTTCTTCGAGTTCGTGATGGGCAAGCGCGCCCCGGCGCTCAACCAGCTCCAGTTCTCGGTGCTGTCGCTCGGAGATTCGAGCTACGCGAAGTTCTGCGAGGTCGGCCGGGTGCTCGACGAGCGCTTCGCGCAGCTGGGCGCCGCGCGGCTGTTCTCGCGCGCCGACTGCGACGTGGACTTCGAGCCGGTGGCCGAGCCCTGGCTGGGACAGGCCCTGGAGCGCGCGCGCACGGAGCTGGGCGCTCCCGTCGCCACCGTCACGCAACTGCCCACCGCGTCCGTGGCGCCCACCTTCAGCCGGGAGAATCCCTATCCCGCCCAGGTGCTGGCCAACCAGCGCATCACCGGCCGCGGGGCCCTCAAGGACGTGCGCCACGTGGAGCTGTCGCTCGAGGGCTCGGGCCTGCGCTACGAGCCGGGAGACGCGCTCGGGGTGGTGCCGCGCAATCCCCCCGAGCTGGTGGACGCGGTGCTCTCCACGCTGAAGCTCGACGGTGCCACCGAGGTGTCGCGTGACGGCCGCGCGCTGCCGCTGCACCGCTGGTTGTCCGAGGGGCTGGAGATCACCCGCCTGAGCCGGCCCTTCCTGACGAGCCACGCCTCGCGCTCCGGAGACAAGGAACTGGAGCGGCTGCTCGCCCCCGAGAACGCCGCGGGCCTGCGGAAGCTGCTCGACAGCCATCAGGTCATCGATCTGCTCCGGGCCCATCCCGCCGAGTGGGACGCGAAGGAGCTGGTGGGCGCGCTGCGCCGTCTGACGCCGCGGCTCTACTCCATCGCCTCCAGCCAGAAGCGGGTGGGGGACGAGGTGCACCTGACGGTGGCCCGGGTGGACTACGAGGCCTTTGGCACCCGGCACTTCGGCGCGGCCTCCTCCTATCTCTCGACGCGCACGGCGGAGGAGGATGTGGTGGAGGTGTTCATCGAGTCCAACGAGCGCTTCCGCCTGCCGGCGGATCCCTCGCGGGACATCCTGATGATTGGCCCGGGCACGGGTGTGGCGCCGTTCCGCGCCTTCGTGCAGGAGCGGGCCGAGACCGGAGCGAGCGGCCGCAACTGGCTCTTCTTCGGCGAGCAGCACTTCCGCAGCCAGTTCCTCTACCAGGTGGAGTGGCAGGAGGCGGTGAAGAAGGGCGAGTTGCACCGGCTGGACGTGGCGTTCTCGCGGGACCAGGGCCAGAAGGTCTACGTCCAGCATCGCCTGCGTGAGAAGGGGCGTGACGTCCACGCCTGGCTGGAAGGCGGCGCCTCGCTCTACGTCTGCGGCGAGGCCCAGCGCATGGCCCCGGACGTCCACGAGGCCCTGATCGACATCTACGTGGCCCATGGCGGCAAGAGCCGAGAGGACGCCCGGGCCCATCTCGAAACCCTGCGCGAGCAGCAGCGCTATCTGCGCGACGTCTACTGA
- a CDS encoding zinc-binding dehydrogenase: protein MRANVFRGVNQFGIEEVERPKAGPGEAVVRMTLTTICGTDLHIVRGEYPVKPGLVIGHEFVGVIEELGPGVESYQAGQRVLVGAVTPCGQCRACLSGLLSQCGHGGGHEALGGWRLGNTLNGVQAEYVRVPSAQANLAPIPDELTDEQVVLLADIASTGFSGAESGRVRIGDAVVVFAQGPIGLCASLGARLMGAALVIGVDGDENRLKMARRMGVDEVLDYRQVDVVREVKRLTGGGADVAIEALGTQGTFENALRCLRPGGTLSSLGVYSGKLELSYDAFAAGLGDHHVVTTLCPGGKERMRRLMEMVRGKRVDLTPLLTHHFKLDDIRSAYALFGERREGVIKVAIRP from the coding sequence ATGCGGGCCAACGTCTTTCGCGGTGTGAATCAGTTTGGAATCGAAGAGGTCGAGCGACCCAAGGCGGGACCGGGAGAGGCCGTGGTGCGGATGACGCTCACCACCATCTGTGGCACGGACCTGCACATCGTGCGGGGCGAGTACCCGGTGAAGCCAGGGCTCGTCATCGGCCATGAGTTCGTGGGAGTCATCGAGGAGCTGGGCCCCGGCGTGGAGAGCTATCAGGCCGGGCAGCGCGTCCTCGTGGGCGCCGTCACTCCGTGCGGGCAGTGCCGCGCCTGCCTCTCCGGGCTGCTCTCGCAGTGCGGACATGGCGGAGGCCACGAGGCGCTCGGTGGCTGGCGCCTGGGCAACACCCTGAATGGCGTCCAGGCCGAGTACGTGCGCGTGCCCTCGGCCCAGGCCAACCTGGCCCCCATCCCGGACGAGCTGACCGATGAGCAGGTGGTGCTCCTGGCGGACATCGCCTCCACCGGCTTCAGCGGTGCGGAGTCCGGCAGGGTGCGCATCGGCGACGCGGTGGTGGTGTTCGCCCAGGGGCCTATCGGGTTGTGCGCCTCCCTCGGGGCCCGGCTCATGGGCGCGGCCCTCGTCATCGGCGTGGATGGAGACGAGAACCGCCTGAAGATGGCGCGCCGCATGGGCGTGGACGAGGTGCTCGATTACCGCCAGGTGGATGTGGTGCGGGAGGTGAAGCGGCTCACGGGGGGTGGCGCGGACGTGGCCATCGAGGCGCTCGGTACACAGGGCACCTTCGAGAACGCACTGCGCTGCCTGCGGCCCGGGGGCACCCTCTCCAGCCTGGGCGTGTACTCGGGGAAGCTGGAGCTGTCCTACGACGCCTTCGCGGCGGGCCTGGGGGACCACCACGTCGTCACCACACTGTGTCCTGGCGGCAAGGAGCGCATGCGGCGGCTGATGGAGATGGTGCGCGGCAAGCGGGTGGATCTCACACCGCTGCTCACGCATCATTTCAAGCTCGACGATATCCGGAGCGCCTATGCGCTCTTCGGCGAGCGGCGCGAGGGCGTCATCAAGGTCGCCATCCGGCCTTGA
- the cysI gene encoding assimilatory sulfite reductase (NADPH) hemoprotein subunit: protein MSKNPTSAPLAEVEHIKARSRHLRGTLAESLADPLTGAIAPADTQLIKFHGSYQQDDRDIREERRQQKLEPAYSFMLRTRLPGGVCTPKQWLVLDELARTHANGTLRVTTRQAFQLHGVLKGDLKPTIAAINATLLDTIAACGDVNRNVMCNPNPVDSRAHALVQQWTQRLSEHLLPKTRAYYEIWLDEEKVAGGEEEPIYGSTYLPRKFKAAVVVPPLNDVDVFSQDLGFIAILEAGELVGFNVVVGGGMGATHGDNATFPRLADVIGFIPPERLLVVAENVVKVQRDYGDRTNRKHARLKYTIEDRGIAWFVGELEQRLGFKLEPARPFKFEHNGDRFGWTEGYDGKWNLTLFIESGRVADREGSTHLTGLREIARVHRGDFRLTPNQNLIIAGIASEDRPAIESLVAAHGLMGYQRASPLRRNALACVALPTCALAMAEAERYLPDLVGLLETRMAVHGLEKDNIHLRITGCPNGCARPYLAEIALVGKAPGRYNLFLGGDVRGQRLNRLYRENIDEAGLLEALEPVFAAYAKDRRPGEGFGDFTVRSGLVASPSREVSG from the coding sequence ATGAGCAAGAATCCGACGTCCGCCCCCCTGGCCGAGGTGGAGCACATCAAGGCGCGCAGCCGTCACCTGCGCGGCACGCTGGCGGAGAGCCTGGCCGATCCGCTCACCGGCGCCATCGCTCCGGCCGACACCCAGCTCATCAAGTTCCACGGCAGCTACCAGCAGGACGACCGGGACATCCGCGAGGAGCGCCGGCAGCAGAAGCTGGAGCCCGCCTACAGCTTCATGCTCCGCACCCGCCTGCCTGGCGGGGTGTGCACCCCCAAGCAGTGGCTCGTCCTGGACGAGCTGGCGCGCACCCACGCCAACGGGACGCTGCGGGTGACCACGCGCCAGGCGTTCCAGCTCCACGGCGTGCTCAAGGGCGATCTCAAGCCCACCATCGCGGCCATCAACGCCACGCTGCTCGACACCATCGCCGCTTGCGGCGACGTCAACCGCAACGTGATGTGCAATCCCAATCCGGTGGACTCGCGCGCGCACGCGCTGGTGCAGCAGTGGACCCAGCGCCTCTCCGAGCACCTGCTGCCCAAGACGCGCGCCTACTACGAGATCTGGCTGGACGAGGAGAAGGTCGCGGGGGGCGAGGAGGAGCCCATCTACGGCTCCACCTACCTGCCGCGCAAGTTCAAGGCGGCCGTCGTGGTGCCGCCCCTCAACGACGTGGACGTCTTCTCGCAGGACCTGGGCTTCATCGCCATCCTGGAGGCCGGGGAGCTGGTGGGCTTCAACGTCGTGGTGGGCGGTGGCATGGGCGCCACCCATGGTGACAACGCGACCTTCCCCCGGCTCGCGGACGTGATTGGCTTCATCCCGCCCGAGCGCCTGCTCGTGGTGGCCGAGAACGTGGTGAAGGTCCAGCGTGACTACGGGGACCGGACCAATCGCAAGCACGCGCGGCTCAAGTACACCATCGAGGATCGCGGCATCGCCTGGTTCGTGGGCGAGCTGGAGCAGCGGCTCGGCTTCAAGCTGGAGCCCGCGCGCCCCTTCAAGTTCGAGCACAACGGGGACCGCTTCGGCTGGACGGAGGGGTACGACGGCAAGTGGAACCTCACGCTCTTCATCGAGAGCGGCCGGGTGGCGGACCGCGAGGGGAGCACGCACCTGACGGGCCTGCGGGAGATCGCCCGGGTGCACCGGGGTGACTTCCGGCTCACGCCCAACCAGAACCTCATCATCGCGGGCATCGCCTCCGAGGATCGGCCGGCCATCGAGTCCCTGGTGGCGGCGCATGGCCTCATGGGCTACCAGCGCGCGAGCCCCCTGCGCCGCAACGCGCTCGCCTGTGTGGCGCTGCCGACGTGCGCCCTGGCCATGGCGGAAGCCGAGCGCTACCTGCCCGACCTCGTGGGCCTGCTGGAGACGCGTATGGCGGTGCATGGGCTGGAGAAGGACAACATCCACCTGCGCATCACCGGCTGCCCGAACGGGTGTGCCCGGCCCTACCTCGCGGAGATCGCGCTCGTGGGCAAGGCGCCGGGCCGCTACAACCTTTTCCTCGGCGGAGACGTGCGCGGGCAGCGCCTCAACCGGCTGTACCGTGAGAACATCGACGAGGCGGGCCTGCTGGAGGCGCTCGAGCCGGTGTTCGCCGCGTACGCGAAGGACAGGCGGCCGGGAGAAGGCTTCGGCGACTTCACCGTGCGCTCGGGCCTCGTCGCCAGCCCCTCCCGCGAGGTGAGCGGGTAG
- a CDS encoding WD40/YVTN/BNR-like repeat-containing protein: protein MLTLFLCALLAAAPPAPMSLKAGAAEPGEEVSLTVNGIAVPARSEAGIYLFGKLSVSSHPLRALLLRSTDGGAHWSEVLPAEEHSEVLFVRFMGCQGRALVGWSTEGPGRLTLFASSDCGATWRRRGRLPKAIWSEWPEQMAWKDGQQGTVWLTDANEENAPVRAIATKDGGRTWSNLEQPPRVPPPEPNLEARGSTGVRWKVTPEERTLRVERQENGASLEVRVLLPVSWRREGKTLVPAG, encoded by the coding sequence ATGCTCACGCTCTTCCTCTGCGCGCTGCTCGCCGCGGCGCCCCCTGCGCCCATGAGCCTGAAAGCAGGCGCGGCCGAGCCCGGTGAGGAGGTTTCCCTGACCGTCAACGGTATCGCGGTGCCCGCGCGTTCAGAAGCGGGCATCTACCTTTTCGGCAAGCTCAGCGTGTCCTCACATCCGCTCCGGGCGCTCCTGCTCCGCAGTACCGATGGCGGAGCCCACTGGAGCGAGGTGCTCCCAGCCGAGGAGCACAGCGAGGTGCTCTTCGTGCGCTTCATGGGCTGCCAGGGCCGCGCCCTCGTGGGTTGGAGCACGGAAGGCCCCGGACGGCTCACGCTGTTCGCGAGCTCCGACTGCGGGGCGACGTGGAGGCGCCGGGGCAGGCTCCCCAAGGCCATCTGGTCCGAGTGGCCGGAGCAGATGGCCTGGAAGGATGGTCAACAGGGGACGGTGTGGTTGACGGACGCGAACGAGGAGAATGCCCCCGTTCGCGCGATCGCCACGAAGGACGGAGGCCGGACCTGGAGCAACCTCGAGCAACCGCCCCGCGTGCCTCCCCCGGAGCCGAACCTGGAGGCACGTGGCTCCACGGGAGTGCGCTGGAAGGTGACACCGGAGGAGCGGACGCTTCGCGTGGAGCGACAGGAGAACGGCGCCTCCTTGGAGGTCCGTGTCCTGCTGCCCGTGTCCTGGCGGCGCGAGGGGAAGACGCTCGTCCCCGCCGGCTGA